A part of Dermacentor variabilis isolate Ectoservices chromosome 10, ASM5094787v1, whole genome shotgun sequence genomic DNA contains:
- the aph-1 gene encoding gamma-secretase subunit Aph-1 gives MTLMEFIGCTLIGFGPALSMFAITIARDPIRIIILITAAFFWLLSLLLSSIVWFAVVPLRKQLAFGVVCSVAFQEAGRFLFYRVLRKAELGLKKVTEVGADGAVVSSSRTTLSYVSGLGFGVMSGVFSLLNVLADAIGPGTVGLNGGSTGFFLTSALTTSAFVLLHTFWGVVSFHALDHGRWPLVAFVGIAHLVASCLTLLNPAGLYVASLVPIYLLLLVSGVLAFHAAGGRIHALTRFKGQSLPQQQQQQPASPH, from the exons ATGACGCTCATGGAGTTTATCGGCTGCACCCTGATCGGATTCGGACCGGCGCTGTCCATGTTCGCCATCACCATCGCCAGAGACCCGATTCGCATAATCATACTTATCACCGC GGCGTTCTTCTGGCTGCTGTCCCTGCTGCTGTCATCCATCGTGTGGTTTGCCGTGGTGCCGCTTCGGAAGCAGTTGGCCTTTGGCGTCGTCTGCTCCGTGGCCTTCCAGGAGGCTGGCCGCTTTCTCTTTTACCGAGTGCTCAG GAAAGCTGAGTTGGGTCTAAAGAAAGTCACCGAAGTTGGCGCGGACGGTGCTGTCGTCTCCAGCTCTCGGACCACGCTTTCCTATG TGTCTGGCCTGGGCTTCGGTGTGATGAGTGGGGTGTTCTCGCTACTTAACGTGCTCGCTGATGCCATTGGTCCCGGCACGGTTGGACTGAACGGCGGGTCAACCGGTTTCTTCCTCACGTCAG CTCTGACAACGAGTGCGTTCGTGCTGCTCCACACCTTCTGGGGTGTGGTGTCCTTCCACGCCTTGGACCATGGACGCTGGCCCCTGGTGGCCTTTGTCGGCATCGCCCACCTAGTCGCCTCGTGTCTG ACACTGCTTAACCCGGCCGGCCTCTACGTTGCCTCCCTGGTGCCCATCTACCTCTTGCTGCTGGTGTCGGGTGTGCTGGCGTTCCACGCAGCCGGTGGACGGATTCACGCCTTGACGCGCTTCAAGGGCCAGAGCCTgccacagcaacaacagcagcagccggCTTCACCTCATTGA